Proteins from a single region of Streptomyces spinoverrucosus:
- a CDS encoding DUF2637 domain-containing protein encodes MRALPIRVDAVLVQALIAAALSFAHLHDLALAAGQDGWKAWAYPVSVDLLMVAAWRRLRSGEAKAAGWCWFLVALAASLGANVATAGLLDLDDVPAWLRILVAGWPAVAFLGGTLLAHGAPNPTKAPATASEPPSTAAVPEPTAAEVEPSSTATELPAASPASAPSSPSPVPPALVAMARRVADEHRARTGTPIDTSTLRARLGVPMPLAEAIAAQLT; translated from the coding sequence GTGCGCGCCCTGCCCATCCGCGTGGACGCCGTACTCGTCCAAGCGCTGATCGCCGCCGCGCTGTCCTTCGCTCACCTGCATGACCTGGCGCTGGCCGCCGGACAGGACGGCTGGAAGGCGTGGGCCTATCCGGTCTCCGTCGACCTGCTGATGGTCGCGGCCTGGCGTCGGCTCCGCTCCGGCGAGGCGAAGGCGGCCGGGTGGTGCTGGTTCCTCGTCGCACTGGCCGCGTCCCTCGGCGCCAACGTCGCCACCGCCGGACTGCTCGACCTGGACGACGTACCGGCCTGGCTGCGGATCCTCGTCGCGGGCTGGCCCGCGGTTGCCTTCCTCGGCGGCACCCTGCTCGCCCACGGAGCACCGAACCCGACCAAGGCTCCGGCAACGGCATCCGAACCGCCCTCGACGGCCGCAGTGCCGGAACCTACCGCCGCAGAAGTCGAACCGTCCTCCACAGCAACCGAACTCCCTGCCGCCTCCCCCGCGTCGGCTCCGTCCTCACCCTCCCCGGTGCCGCCCGCCCTCGTCGCCATGGCCCGGAGGGTCGCCGACGAACACCGCGCCCGGACCGGAACACCCATCGACACCTCGACCCTTCGCGCCCGGCTCGGCGTCCCGATGCCGCTCGCCGAAGCGATCGCCGCCCAACTCACCTGA